A part of Spodoptera frugiperda isolate SF20-4 chromosome 25, AGI-APGP_CSIRO_Sfru_2.0, whole genome shotgun sequence genomic DNA contains:
- the LOC118263742 gene encoding uncharacterized protein LOC118263742 isoform X5, translating to MLKMCSDDSLADFIDGLELSFVDDELAGRTSSRQAAAVDDSGDAAQDASSAAPNNTTPTNLPESHEGVAGQQNRTTGSHTPSLPIVLLKRLCETNPCSDKTKSVAKPHELVVEETRDDKTVVGIEYNKADRRLLLGDSSISIKSSPGDFDCNDDECYTDSHVVDTLIDFLQSENGDQEPQTIEQHNLNEDINVTEPCTMDKESSTKGKSNTKGKANTKGKSCTKGKISNEGKAPRARGNANSKKSSNKGKTTRINTMNINEQKTYAMTLRQRRLSNGKVRAVTAKKLQALKGQLVTANINPSSEFSIDERLSRYCAQINKTNKKSTNKRGQTSDPFTPDMIFAAPSYPKRICVPLFLPDPISKRLQILPAERVAGPSGLQNTILEPVAASSGLQRVTTEPVAGPSGLQRVTTEPVARPSGLQRVTTEQVAGPSGPQKVISAPVAGPSGLQRVTTEPVGGPTGVQMAITEPVAGPSGLPFGSPSNLSKYISAQKRNTSERLQGIISKVYYENNPEVAHLVEQPRPNVEAPRPQANVEMPRAAVQSRIVDRHIIMLNNVYREGDDADIEANSDDQLEQDDYDGRGSDERISDDDLNESSADTTQTHAVGGVLHEGPVFRPTKEEFQNPMAYFMKIWDEACEIGICKVIPPPGWRPTSQSSDGLRFDIQRLYVSRILNRWGSSMRELACMKFCASRTNGSPCNTPTIGGMEVNLPKLYHSVQRHGGLQHVIGKKYWGRVARDMNLSTSLKFQNRLKYVYARYLLHYDSLSPTEGQVIFGMIEKAWSRKIQRLLDRALNPLRAQRRLMGLTDTEEEPEEHSPEMNAVKEAEDCIVRGPIMNYSRFKELAESTYSIVYGYGITRENNPLSLDQKEELYWRYVVQGNEHVCVATAAIDTGSDPSRGNSRTLTLKNISQDSNNILNFLGPVSGLTAPTLSLGMAFSMECFYWDMLYRGWTFYIKGILGSGMQSQPSRVRTSGRQ from the exons AACGTCCTCGCGTCAGGCGGCAGCCGTGGACGACAGTGGCGATGCCGCCCAAGACGCGAGCAGTGCTGCCCCAAATAACACGACACCAACGAACTTGCCCGAGTCACATGAAG gtgTAGCTGGTCAGCAAAATAGAACGAcag gTTCTCATACCCCCTCGCTACCTATAGTGCTTTTAAAAAGACTCTGTGAAACAAACCCGTGCAGTGACAAAACGAAATCTGTCGCTAAGCCTCATGAACTTGTAGTGGAAGAGACAAGAGATGACAAGACAGTAGTAGGCATTGAATATAATAAAGCAGATAGGCGACTACTGTTAGGGGACAGTTCTATAAGCATTAAGTCTAGTCCTGGAGATTTTGATTGCAATGATGATGAATGCTACACAGATAGCCACGTAGTTGATACATTAATAGACTTCCTTCAATCTGAAAACGGCGACCAAGAACCTCAGACTATTGAACAACATAACTTAAACGAAGATATTAATGTCACAGAGCCTTGCACTATGGACAAGGAGTCTAGTACTAAAGGAAAATCAAACACTAAAGGAAAAGCTAATACTAAAGGAAAAAGCTGCACTAAAGGTAAAATCAGTAATGAAGGCAAAGCACCCCGTGCTAGAGGTAACGCCAATAGTAAAAAATCCAGTAATAAAGGAAAAACGACCAGAATTAATACCATGAAtataaatgaacaaaaaacATATGCAATGACTTTGCGCCAACGGCGTTTAAGTAACGGTAAGGTCCGCGCAGTTACCGCCAAAAAGTTACAAGCATTAAAAGGACAACTTGTGACAGCGAATATAAATCCATCATCAGAATTTTCGATCGATGAGAGACTATCGAGATACTGCGCCCAGATTAACAAAACCAATAAGAAATCGACAAATAAGCGAGGCCAAACTAGTGACCCTTTCACTCCAG ATATGATATTTGCTGCACCGAGTTATCCAAAGAGGATTTGTGTGCCCCTATTTCTGCCAGACCCAATATCGAAACGGTTACAAATCCTTCCGGCAGAACGTGTCGCTGGACCTAGTGGATTACAAAATACTATATTAGAGCCTGTGGCCGCATCTAGTGGTTTACAAAGGGTAACCACGGAACCAGTAGCGGGACCTAGTGGGTTACAAAGGGTTACCACGGAGCCAGTAGCGCGACCTAGTGGGTTACAAAGGGTAACCACGGAGCAAGTAGCGGGACCTAGTGGACCACAAAAAGTAATATCGGCACCAGTGGCTGGGCCTAGTGGGCTACAAAGAGTAACCACAGAGCCAGTGGGCGGGCCTACTGGAGTACAAATGGCAATCACGGAGCCAGTAGCGGGTCCCAGTGGGCTACCTTTCGGATCACCCAGTAATTTGTCTAAATATATAAGTGCACAGAAAAGAAATACATCTGAAAGACTTCAAGGTATAATATCTAAAGTGTACTATGAAAACAACCCTGAAGTTGCACATCTTGTTGAGCAACCCCGCCCTAACGTTGAGGCACCCCGACCCCAAGCTAATGTTGAAATGCCCCGAGCTGCCGTTCAAAGTCGGATTGTTGATcgccatattattatgttaaacaaCGTATACCGAGAGGGTGATGACGCCGACATCGAAGCCAATTCTGACGATCAGCTAGAACAAGACGACTACGACGGCAGAGGAAGTGATGAACGGATTAGTGACGATGACTTAAACGAATCTAGCGCAGATACTACTCAGACGCATGCTGTAGGCGGCGTATTGCACGAAGGTCCAGTATTTAGACCCACAAAGGAAGAGTTCCAA AATCCTATGGCGTATTTTATGAAGATTTGGGACGAAGCGTGCGAAATTGGTATTTGTAAAGTAATTCCACCTCCAGGTTGGAGACCGACAAGCCAAAGCAGTGATGGACTTCGGTTCGATATACAGAGACTTTATGTATCTCGTATATTGAACCGATGGGGTTCATCTATGCGAGAATTGGCTTGTATGAAGTTTTGTGCATCGCGCACAAATGGTTCTCCTTGCAACACACCAACG ATTGGAGGTATGGAAGTTAATTTGCCTAAGTTATACCACAGCGTGCAACGACACGGTGGACTACAACACGTAATTGGTAAGAAATATTGGGGGCGAGTTGCACGCGACATGAACTTGTCTACGAGTTTAAAGTTTCAAAATAGACTGAAATATGTTTACGCGAGGTACCTTCTACACTATGATTCACTTTCGCCAA ctGAAGGACAGGTAATCTTTGGTATGATCGAAAAGGCATGGAGTCGGAAAATCCAAAGGCTGTTGGACCGGGCACTGAACCCCTTGCGTGCACAGAGACGTCTGATGGGATTGACTGATACTGAAGAAGAACCTGAGGAACATTCTCCGGAAATGAATGCTGTCAAAGAGGCAGAAGACTGCATCGTGCGAGGCCCAATTATGAACTACTCTAGGTTTAAAGAG CTCGCCGAGTCTACGTACAGTATCGTTTATGGTTATGGAATCACTCGAGAGAACAACCCATTGAGTCTCGATCAGAAAGAAGAGTTGTACTGGCGCTACGTGGTTCAGGGCAACGAGCACGTATGTGTCGCCACCGCCGCCATTGATACAGGCTCCGACCCCTCGCGAGGAAACAGCCGCACGTTAACCTTGAAG